One region of Sardina pilchardus chromosome 18, fSarPil1.1, whole genome shotgun sequence genomic DNA includes:
- the chst3a gene encoding carbohydrate sulfotransferase 3a: MRNKYAILIICIVVLVIIEKENNIISRVSDKLTLRQMLQTPQTMAEFTVSAPIVLEDNGSVSPITQQYPAVSSLPDVGVPNATEASVEVAGGRKHILLLATTRTGSSFVGELFNQQGANMFYLFEPLWHVERKLTSDTGVVNSSAASWAYRDVLRQLFVCDFSLLERFINPPPQEHVTPALFRRESSTALCEEEVCSPVVKDVFERYRCRSRRCGPLNLTLASLACQAKQHLAIKTVRIRQLETLRPLVEDPQLDLKFIQLVRDPRAILASRMVAFSSKYQNWKTWAVNGEVPIEDEEVKRLQGNCNQIKMSAELGLSRPEWLQRRYMLVRYEDIARYPMQKAAEIYKFTGIPFTVQAKEWILRNTHATEEASGVYSTQKNSSQQVEKWRFSIPFKLAQVVQQVCGPTMQLFGYKFVNSEQTLVNRSVSLLEEREFNIT; this comes from the exons ATGAGGAACAAATATGCAATCCTTATCATTTGCATTGTGGTGCTGGTCATcattgaaaaagaaaacaacattatATCAAG GGTTTCAGATAAGCTGACACTCAGACAGATGCTGCAAACCCCGCAGACCATGGCAGAGTTCACAGTGTCTGCTCCTATTGTCCTGGAGGACAATGGCTCCGTCTCTCCCATCACCCAGCAGTATCCTGCAGTATCCAGTCTTCCAGACGTAGGTGTACCCAACGCCACAGAGGCCAGTGTGGAGGTCGCGGGGGGTCGCAAGCACATCCTGCTGCTGGCCACCACCAGGACCGGCTCCTCGTTTGTGGGCGAGCTCTTCAACCAGCAGGGGGCCAACATGTTCTACCTGTTTGAGCCGCTGTGGCACGTGGAGCGGAAGCTGACCTCTGACACCGGGGTGGTCAACTCCTCGGCCGCGTCGTGGGCCTACAGGGACGTCCTGCGGCAGCTGTTCGTGTGCGACTTCAGCCTGCTGGAGCGCTTCATCAACCCGCCGCCGCAGGAGCACGTGACGCCGGCCCTGTTCCGGCGCGAGTCCAGCACGGCGCTGTGCGAGGAGGAGGTGTGCTCGCCCGTGGTCAAGGACGTGTTCGAGAGGTACCGCTGCCGGAGCCGCCGGTGCGGGCCCCTGAACCTCACGCTGGCCTCGCTGGCCTGCCAGGCCAAGCAGCACTTGGCCATTAAGACGGTGCGCATCAGGCAGCTGGAGACCCTGAGGCCTCTGGTCGAGGACCCGCAGCTGGACTTGAAGTTCATCCAGCTGGTTCGCGACCCCAGGGCCATCCTGGCCTCGCGCATGGTGGCCTTCTCCTCCAAGTACCAGAACTGGAAGACCTGGGCGGTGAACGGAGAGGTGCCCATCGAGGACGAGGAGGTGAAACGCCTGCAGGGGAACTGCAACCAGATCAAAATGTCGGCCGAGCTGGGCTTGTCCAGGCCCGAGTGGCTGCAGAGGCGCTACATGCTAGTGCGCTACGAGGACATCGCCCGCTACCCGATGCAGAAAGCGGCGGAGATTTACAAGTTCACCGGAATCCCATTCACGGTGCAGGCTAAAGAGTGGATccttagaaacacacacgcgaCGGAGGAGGCCAGCGGGGTGTACTCCACCCAGAAGAACTCCTCCCAGCAGGTGGAGAAGTGGAGGTTCAGCATCCCGTTCAAATTAGCCCAAGTGGTGCAGCAAGTATGTGGGCCTACCATGCAGTTGTTTGGCTACAAGTTTGTGAATAGTGAGCAGACTCTTGTCAACAGATCAGTCAGCTTGCTTGAAGAAAGGGAATTTAATATAACTTAG